One genomic region from Rosa rugosa chromosome 1, drRosRugo1.1, whole genome shotgun sequence encodes:
- the LOC133730430 gene encoding uncharacterized protein LOC133730430 → MGEAGLEENTQISAQHSNFLKNLSKHVRECVGSLRLIQEKYDALKAEFDKDRASIQAKYLQSCQTLYAQISLVEMPERSKKKLMALTTNVMRDDSDKGLGLQVMKYLAAKYEELGCGVKWMGKPDKVI, encoded by the exons ATGGGGGAGGCTGGACTGGAGGAGAATACCCAAATATCTGCACAGCACTCCAATTTCCTCAAGAATCTATCAAAACATGTCAGGGAGTGTGTTGGAAGTCTAAGATTGATCCAG GAAAAATATGATGCATTGAAAGCAGAGTTTGACAAGGATAGAGCATCAATTCAAGCAAAATATCTTCAATCATGTCAAACTTTGTACGCACAG ATTAGCTTGGTAGAAATGCCAGAGCGTAGCAAGAAAAAGTTGATGGCTTTGACCACTAATGTGATGAGAGATGATAGTGATAAG GGCCTTGGATTACAAGTTATGAAATATTTGGCTGCCAAATATGAAGAGCTAGGGTGTGGAGTGAAATGGATGGGCAAGCCTGATAAGGTGATCTAG